A single window of Halobacteriovorax sp. GB3 DNA harbors:
- a CDS encoding patatin-like phospholipase family protein, which yields MASFIDRVFKRKIGLALGGGGARGAAHLGVLNLLNDKKIGIESISGTSAGAIVAAFYAFGISLDDMAKDLKTYKPVDISSLHINSLGIFKNKPLSKLVDRYLPEGAKIEDARIPLAIHTTDISTGEGVTLYKGDLKDALLASSCVPGIYIPKPINDRILVDGGLTENVPLSALNKLGAGFKIAVNLNGSYSYQKPDSIIDMATNSLDIAIDLSTREQIEKEADLAINLSLVQFSRTSAIHFDELVRAGYEQGERALKMANEKSFIDL from the coding sequence ATGGCATCTTTTATCGATCGCGTCTTCAAAAGAAAAATTGGTTTAGCACTAGGTGGTGGAGGAGCTCGTGGGGCAGCTCACCTGGGTGTTCTCAATCTATTAAACGATAAGAAAATTGGAATAGAAAGCATTTCAGGGACAAGTGCAGGAGCTATTGTTGCGGCCTTTTACGCTTTTGGAATAAGTCTCGATGATATGGCAAAGGACCTTAAAACATATAAGCCAGTAGATATAAGCTCTCTTCATATCAATTCACTTGGTATTTTCAAAAATAAACCTCTTTCAAAATTGGTCGATCGCTATCTGCCAGAGGGAGCGAAAATCGAAGATGCAAGAATTCCACTGGCAATTCACACCACTGATATCTCCACTGGAGAAGGCGTCACACTCTACAAAGGTGACTTGAAGGATGCCCTTCTCGCTTCAAGTTGTGTTCCGGGAATCTATATACCTAAGCCAATTAACGATCGCATTCTCGTAGATGGTGGTCTCACTGAAAACGTTCCTCTATCAGCTCTTAATAAACTAGGCGCTGGCTTTAAAATTGCCGTCAATTTAAACGGAAGCTACAGCTATCAAAAACCTGATAGCATCATCGACATGGCCACAAACTCGCTGGATATTGCCATCGATCTAAGTACTCGAGAACAAATAGAAAAAGAAGCCGATCTTGCGATCAATTTGTCTCTCGTTCAATTTTCTAGAACGAGTGCGATTCACTTTGATGAGCTTGTTCGTGCCGGTTACGAACAGGGCGAGCGCGCGCTGAAGATGGCGAATGAAAAGTCGTTCATCGACCTCTAA
- a CDS encoding 2-oxo acid dehydrogenase subunit E2 produces the protein MGTWANAKDPSVYGLLEIDMKKTLELLPEYEKKHQIKVSPSHLVGKALSLCMKNRPEINGLIRGSKLYLRDHVSLFYQVSIPGKKGHEIDQANLSGATIEKAEQKEVFQIARELSEKASLVREGKDKEYSKNLNAFKYIPWWFSKYYLNIASWLVYGLNLDLSFLGIPKDPFGSAMITNVGSMGIDIGFAPLCPYTRVPLILLLGSIQEKAVVVDGQVVAREVLPIGVTFDHRFIDGVHASQMAKELKKCFEEPEKFLLK, from the coding sequence ATGGGGACTTGGGCAAATGCCAAGGACCCCAGCGTATATGGCCTACTAGAAATCGATATGAAAAAAACTTTGGAGCTTCTTCCAGAGTATGAAAAAAAGCACCAAATTAAAGTTTCTCCAAGCCACCTTGTTGGAAAGGCCTTGAGTCTTTGCATGAAAAATAGACCGGAGATCAATGGACTTATTCGCGGATCAAAACTCTATTTAAGAGATCATGTTAGTCTTTTTTATCAAGTCAGCATCCCTGGAAAAAAAGGTCATGAAATTGATCAAGCTAATCTTTCGGGAGCGACTATTGAAAAAGCTGAACAAAAAGAAGTCTTTCAAATAGCTAGGGAATTAAGTGAAAAAGCATCTCTAGTCAGAGAGGGAAAAGATAAAGAGTATTCAAAAAATTTGAATGCCTTTAAATACATTCCTTGGTGGTTTTCAAAGTACTATCTCAATATTGCCTCTTGGCTTGTCTATGGCCTTAATCTCGATCTTTCTTTTTTAGGAATTCCAAAAGATCCTTTCGGATCAGCAATGATTACAAACGTAGGAAGTATGGGAATCGATATTGGCTTTGCTCCACTTTGTCCTTATACAAGAGTTCCTTTGATTCTCCTTCTTGGAAGCATTCAAGAAAAAGCAGTCGTTGTCGATGGACAAGTTGTCGCTAGAGAAGTTTTGCCAATTGGAGTGACTTTCGATCATCGCTTTATCGATGGTGTCCACGCTTCCCAGATGGCAAAAGAACTTAAAAAATGCTTTGAAGAACCTGAAAAATTCTTACTCAAATAA
- a CDS encoding segregation and condensation protein A — protein MLDTSIQVRTENFDGPLSLLLLLIQKEEMNVRELDLTKITKQYLDYLDQMRELNFDLAGDYLYLAATLVLLKSKNCVTEEETQKLKDELTGTDSLNITTQAELIRRLEELQHFQKMGQKLLELPQKGREIFVKPKINRKEIVNSILVPMDLEKLTMSMVDFIFRQNRKYTVLRRDRLSIKEKLQFMKENLSVGQKTDLETLLDTDGKGKNIDNIVITFISLLELARLKRIKIFQNESFSNIYVDVVKSLEDFDVTQADGFDEEGEAEAKALDQELTETINSTLDMELEVPTSEEKPTTLQ, from the coding sequence ATGTTAGATACGAGTATTCAGGTAAGAACAGAAAATTTTGATGGGCCTCTCTCCCTTCTATTACTTCTTATTCAAAAAGAAGAAATGAATGTTAGAGAATTAGACCTAACAAAGATTACAAAGCAATACCTCGATTACCTCGACCAAATGAGAGAACTTAACTTCGATTTGGCTGGAGATTACCTCTACCTCGCAGCAACTCTTGTTCTTTTAAAATCTAAGAACTGTGTAACAGAAGAAGAGACTCAAAAATTAAAAGATGAGTTAACTGGAACAGATAGTTTAAATATTACTACTCAAGCAGAACTTATTAGAAGACTTGAAGAGCTTCAACACTTTCAAAAGATGGGACAGAAGTTACTCGAGTTACCTCAAAAGGGACGTGAGATCTTTGTAAAACCTAAGATTAATCGAAAAGAGATTGTGAACTCAATTCTTGTTCCAATGGATCTTGAGAAGTTAACAATGTCGATGGTTGACTTTATTTTTCGCCAAAACAGAAAATATACGGTTTTAAGAAGAGACAGACTCTCTATTAAAGAAAAACTACAATTTATGAAGGAAAACCTCAGCGTCGGGCAAAAGACTGACCTTGAGACTCTTCTGGATACAGATGGAAAAGGGAAAAACATTGATAACATTGTTATTACCTTTATCTCCCTTCTTGAACTCGCTCGTTTAAAGAGAATTAAAATTTTTCAAAACGAGAGTTTCAGTAACATCTATGTTGATGTTGTTAAATCATTAGAAGACTTTGATGTGACTCAAGCAGATGGATTTGACGAAGAAGGTGAGGCAGAAGCCAAGGCCCTCGACCAAGAATTAACAGAAACAATTAACAGTACTCTTGATATGGAACTAGAAGTTCCTACAAGTGAAGAAAAACCAACAACTCTTCAATAG
- a CDS encoding pseudouridine synthase, whose protein sequence is MSKEIRLQKFIADCGITSRRKAEELIVQGRVQLNGMTVAQLGTKVNPDIDVVMVDGQVADLNSVKKVYVVMNKPRGYVTTVSDPEGRRTVVDLVREVSERIYPVGRLDYLSEGLLIMTNDGEMANMIMHPRYDITKVYEVKVFGAVGEALLKKLRSGAQLEDGFVKPKAVRIIKQLPTKTWLEFRLGEGKNREIRKICEFCGLTVDKLKRVAIGGLVVEGITPGGVRYITKTQLLKAVGLNPDGSKSKDAVEYVSSKKSVNLKKKGAQDCTSADDKAFTKFRKDTYFESIKKIEESKKLAHKKEVEEFYAAKEEAHKKRVQKKRFRQKKKEESSKGVHAQFVK, encoded by the coding sequence ATGAGTAAAGAAATCAGATTACAAAAATTTATCGCAGACTGTGGAATTACATCTAGACGTAAGGCCGAAGAGCTAATCGTTCAAGGACGTGTTCAATTAAACGGTATGACTGTTGCCCAGCTTGGGACAAAAGTGAATCCAGACATTGATGTCGTTATGGTTGATGGACAGGTTGCCGATTTAAATTCTGTTAAAAAAGTTTATGTTGTTATGAATAAGCCAAGAGGTTATGTGACAACAGTTTCAGATCCGGAAGGACGTAGGACGGTTGTCGATCTCGTTCGAGAGGTAAGTGAGAGAATTTATCCTGTTGGTCGTCTAGACTACCTTTCCGAAGGTCTACTTATCATGACTAACGATGGTGAAATGGCCAATATGATCATGCACCCACGCTATGACATTACTAAAGTTTATGAAGTAAAAGTTTTTGGTGCCGTTGGTGAAGCTCTTCTAAAAAAGCTTAGATCAGGTGCTCAATTAGAAGATGGTTTTGTAAAACCAAAAGCAGTTCGAATCATCAAGCAACTTCCTACTAAGACTTGGTTAGAGTTCCGTCTTGGAGAAGGGAAAAACCGTGAAATTCGTAAGATTTGTGAATTTTGTGGTCTAACAGTTGATAAGCTAAAAAGGGTTGCTATTGGAGGCCTTGTTGTAGAAGGTATCACTCCAGGTGGTGTTCGTTATATTACGAAGACTCAACTTTTAAAGGCGGTAGGTTTAAATCCTGATGGATCTAAATCAAAAGACGCTGTTGAATATGTTTCTTCTAAGAAGTCTGTAAACCTGAAGAAGAAAGGTGCACAAGATTGTACAAGCGCCGATGATAAGGCCTTCACAAAATTTAGAAAAGATACTTACTTCGAATCGATTAAAAAGATTGAAGAGAGTAAAAAACTTGCACATAAGAAAGAAGTTGAAGAGTTCTATGCTGCTAAAGAAGAAGCTCACAAGAAGAGAGTTCAAAAGAAGCGGTTTAGACAAAAGAAAAAAGAAGAAAGTTCAAAAGGTGTTCACGCACAATTTGTTAAGTAA
- a CDS encoding serine hydrolase domain-containing protein — protein MKLLIAITFLFLSNSYAAKFPASKWTLTDTLSPEKKDALTHLLFDKDKPYFTKSFLIVKDGKIIFEKDNQGFSSLQAQKMWSVSKTVSSILIGIAQKQGLINKDDQINKFYQSLGKDLTITHLLQMSSGLDWKETYETNPLDSDVLKMLYISNYKNMASFVATKEQKYKPGTHFNYSSGETNLLMSILQKKVSRKDYEDFPWKHLFNKLQISSATWERDHSGNFIGSSYLYLSPRDLARIGFLYLQNGKWKDEEIVSKDWVNFSKNLAPAVLTTELKGKKKWDSYGAHWWLNTKLPNAGKKHKNAPEDIFMALGHHGQAMMVVPSENMIIVRTADDREDKFDRNKIFKILFKDKYVGK, from the coding sequence ATGAAACTTTTGATCGCTATAACTTTTCTCTTTCTCAGCAATTCCTATGCAGCGAAATTCCCTGCATCTAAGTGGACATTAACTGATACTCTTTCGCCTGAAAAAAAGGACGCCCTTACTCATTTACTATTTGATAAAGACAAACCCTATTTCACTAAGAGCTTTCTCATCGTAAAAGATGGAAAGATAATTTTTGAAAAAGACAATCAAGGCTTTAGTTCTCTACAGGCTCAAAAGATGTGGTCAGTGTCAAAGACCGTTTCCTCTATATTAATTGGTATTGCTCAAAAGCAAGGACTTATAAATAAGGATGACCAGATTAATAAATTCTATCAATCGCTTGGAAAAGATTTAACAATCACACACCTCCTACAGATGAGTTCGGGTCTAGACTGGAAAGAAACATACGAGACAAACCCACTTGATAGTGACGTTTTGAAAATGCTTTATATTTCAAATTATAAAAATATGGCGTCATTCGTTGCTACGAAAGAGCAAAAATACAAACCAGGTACTCACTTTAATTATTCTAGTGGTGAAACAAATTTATTAATGAGCATCTTACAAAAGAAAGTTTCTAGAAAAGACTATGAAGACTTTCCCTGGAAGCATTTATTTAACAAGCTTCAAATTAGCTCAGCAACTTGGGAGCGAGATCACTCAGGAAATTTCATTGGCTCCTCTTACCTATATCTCTCCCCTCGAGACCTCGCTAGAATTGGTTTTCTTTATCTGCAAAATGGTAAATGGAAAGACGAAGAAATCGTTTCAAAAGATTGGGTTAACTTCTCTAAAAACCTTGCTCCTGCCGTTTTAACAACAGAATTGAAAGGAAAGAAGAAATGGGACTCATACGGTGCCCACTGGTGGTTAAACACCAAACTTCCAAATGCAGGTAAGAAACATAAAAATGCGCCAGAAGATATCTTTATGGCACTTGGCCACCATGGACAAGCAATGATGGTTGTTCCTTCAGAAAATATGATCATTGTAAGAACAGCAGATGATCGAGAAGATAAGTTTGATAGAAACAAAATTTTCAAGATTCTGTTTAAAGATAAGTACGTGGGGAAATAA
- the scpB gene encoding SMC-Scp complex subunit ScpB, protein MDEINSTENENLELEIEQDQENEEVSFPVESDLEFPDVEALMAKVEDDFSDYSGESNNDEQFNLELNYLDDKKQEDKIWQARTGLNYDTLCGAIETVIFMSDKPVALAKIKNLIDEDIPLRVIHESLTRLQDEYESSHHGLRLAEVAEGYQFRTKATYSKYVQDLFKVNELVLSPTALEVLAIISYKQPVSKVEVEKIRGVDSSHIVRGLIDKRLVKVCGRSDEVGKPVLYGTTPEFLEVFNLANLDQLPPEHELEEMATAGVGSISDIKTIVHDGDKSRFTFDEIEELDELADSIKSISPETDFTRSLKVEEKKRKTEAGAEVKSAFDLLEEFVNSSQAARFNEQAVVSELFTAVIDPKVISDLTAGPFNEPEVFDDEDFQMIDLDTGEPIPMDDIEFDVEVELEMSDDDESVSKEEEKEEIPGDDITDLAMLAALGAEQSDELDSYIGDEPSEVAEVEEKAEVSKEDSAMELEAENLFKEDKDEIKSLAAALDNAFAKLTGHNLDDESDLEDGHREADELGADLDDLSSDIVSKGNDLDLDLSFLKNGEKSSEDSIDFD, encoded by the coding sequence ATGGACGAAATCAATTCTACAGAAAATGAGAATCTCGAACTAGAAATAGAGCAGGATCAAGAAAATGAAGAAGTAAGCTTTCCTGTTGAAAGTGATCTTGAATTTCCAGATGTTGAAGCTCTAATGGCCAAAGTTGAAGATGACTTCTCTGACTATTCAGGAGAGTCAAATAACGATGAGCAATTTAATCTCGAATTAAATTATCTCGACGATAAAAAGCAAGAAGATAAAATTTGGCAAGCACGTACAGGTTTAAATTACGATACTCTTTGTGGTGCAATTGAAACTGTTATTTTTATGAGTGATAAGCCAGTCGCTCTTGCTAAAATTAAAAACTTAATTGATGAAGATATCCCTCTTAGAGTTATTCACGAGTCACTTACTCGTCTACAAGATGAATATGAAAGTTCTCATCACGGACTAAGACTTGCTGAGGTTGCAGAAGGTTATCAATTTAGAACAAAAGCTACTTACTCTAAATACGTTCAAGACCTTTTCAAGGTTAATGAACTTGTCCTTTCTCCAACAGCTCTAGAAGTCCTTGCTATTATTTCATATAAACAGCCTGTTTCTAAAGTAGAAGTTGAAAAGATTAGAGGAGTTGATAGTTCTCACATTGTAAGAGGACTTATTGATAAGAGACTTGTTAAAGTTTGTGGACGCTCTGATGAAGTTGGAAAGCCTGTTCTTTACGGAACAACGCCGGAGTTCTTAGAGGTTTTCAATCTAGCAAACTTAGATCAACTTCCACCTGAGCATGAACTTGAAGAGATGGCGACTGCTGGTGTTGGTAGCATTTCTGATATCAAGACTATCGTTCATGATGGAGACAAGTCGAGATTTACTTTCGATGAGATTGAAGAGTTAGATGAACTTGCTGACAGTATTAAATCGATTAGTCCTGAAACTGATTTCACAAGATCTTTAAAAGTAGAAGAGAAGAAGAGAAAGACTGAAGCGGGAGCAGAGGTTAAATCTGCCTTCGATCTTCTGGAAGAATTTGTTAATAGTTCACAAGCAGCACGCTTTAATGAACAAGCAGTTGTTTCAGAATTATTCACTGCTGTGATTGATCCAAAAGTTATCTCTGATTTAACTGCTGGCCCTTTTAACGAGCCGGAAGTTTTCGACGATGAAGACTTCCAAATGATCGATCTCGATACAGGTGAGCCAATTCCAATGGATGACATTGAGTTTGATGTTGAAGTGGAACTTGAAATGTCTGACGATGATGAATCTGTTTCGAAAGAAGAAGAGAAAGAAGAAATTCCAGGTGATGATATCACTGACCTTGCGATGCTTGCAGCTCTTGGAGCTGAGCAATCAGATGAACTCGACTCTTATATTGGAGATGAGCCTTCTGAGGTTGCTGAAGTTGAAGAAAAGGCTGAAGTTTCAAAAGAAGATAGCGCAATGGAGCTAGAGGCTGAAAACCTCTTTAAAGAGGACAAAGATGAGATTAAGAGTCTTGCAGCTGCCCTTGATAATGCCTTTGCAAAGTTAACTGGTCATAATCTCGATGATGAATCAGACCTTGAAGACGGTCATCGCGAAGCTGATGAGTTAGGAGCTGATCTTGATGATCTTTCTTCAGATATCGTATCTAAAGGAAATGACTTGGATTTAGACCTTTCATTTCTTAAAAATGGTGAAAAATCTTCCGAAGATTCAATAGATTTCGATTAA
- a CDS encoding tryptophan--tRNA ligase has protein sequence MTKKISLTGIKPTGIPHFGNYIGAIRPALKMLENSSTEGIYFIADYHSLTTMHDGKTLRENSYEVAASWLACGLDPEKTTIYLQSQVPEVMEFNWIMACFTSKGLMNRAHAYKALVQRNEEAGRDQDQGINMGIYTYPILMACDILIHKSDYVPVGEDQLQHIEMARDMANVFNHTYKKEAFKLPEGIAQKGVLLPGLDGRKMSKSYNNHIPLFLPEKKLRKMVMKIQTDSQPPETPKNPDDSLIFDLYKYFTTEQQQQELADWYRRGIGWGEAKQQLFEAMNAEIAPARERYNELMADKAQIDKALQMGAEKVRPQIQEYLREIKELIGVG, from the coding sequence ATGACAAAGAAGATTAGTTTAACTGGAATTAAACCAACGGGGATACCACATTTTGGTAACTACATTGGTGCAATTAGGCCGGCGCTTAAAATGTTGGAAAACTCTTCGACTGAAGGGATTTATTTTATCGCTGATTACCACTCGTTAACAACAATGCACGATGGGAAAACTCTTAGAGAGAATTCTTATGAAGTTGCTGCTTCTTGGCTTGCTTGTGGTTTAGATCCTGAAAAGACGACGATCTACCTTCAAAGTCAGGTTCCTGAAGTTATGGAATTTAACTGGATTATGGCCTGCTTTACTTCAAAAGGTTTAATGAATAGAGCGCATGCTTACAAAGCTCTCGTTCAAAGAAATGAAGAAGCTGGTCGCGATCAAGACCAGGGAATCAATATGGGGATTTATACTTACCCAATTCTCATGGCCTGTGACATTCTTATTCATAAGTCTGATTATGTACCGGTTGGTGAAGATCAGCTTCAGCATATTGAGATGGCCCGTGATATGGCCAATGTTTTCAACCACACTTACAAAAAAGAAGCTTTCAAACTTCCTGAAGGAATTGCTCAAAAAGGAGTTCTTCTTCCAGGGCTTGATGGTAGAAAAATGAGTAAGAGTTATAACAATCACATTCCTCTTTTTCTTCCTGAGAAGAAATTGAGAAAGATGGTTATGAAAATTCAAACAGATTCTCAACCACCAGAGACGCCAAAGAACCCTGATGATTCACTCATCTTTGATCTCTACAAATACTTTACGACTGAACAGCAGCAGCAAGAGTTAGCTGATTGGTATCGTCGTGGAATCGGTTGGGGAGAAGCTAAGCAACAACTCTTTGAAGCGATGAATGCTGAGATTGCACCAGCAAGAGAGCGCTACAATGAATTGATGGCCGATAAAGCACAGATTGATAAGGCCCTTCAAATGGGGGCTGAAAAAGTTCGTCCTCAGATTCAAGAATATCTTCGTGAGATAAAAGAGTTAATCGGAGTTGGTTAG